The DNA region CCGCTAATACATTAATTTCATGATTACCAATTACCTTATTATAAGACAGGGTATTATCTGAAATTAATCTAGTTCTAAATCTATTTCTCAACTCATAATCTGCTCCATTCGAATGATGATACTTTGTCCCATTCCATCTTGTTCTTTTACTCTGTTCTAAAGTAACCCCAAAACTTGTTTTTGCTGTTAAACCATCAAAAAGTTCATAACTTAAATAAGTAGAACCTAATAATTTAGTCTTAAACTCATAATGTTCTCTTTCAACATATTGTGCATAAGGATTTTGATCTCCTGAAGTACGAGGTGTTGTATTACTGCCATCACCATTTATGTCTAACTCATCCAAATGATCTTCTCGAAAATAATCACCCACCCCAACATCTGGATAAGCATCTCTATCAATAAACTGAAGCGTTTCTTCTGTATGATAAATAGGTAACCAAGGTGATTGTCTTATTGGGTTATGTATAGATGTAGGTAATCTTCTTTGTTTTGAATAAGAAGGTGTCGCACTCAATCCAAATTTAAGCTTTTTGCTCAATTTGGTATCTACTTTAATTTTTGCAGAATACACCTTATAATCATCCGTTATCACCACACCTTCATCATGAAGATATCTTAAAGCCGTACTAAATTTTGTATTTTCAGTACCCCCTCTTGCTGAAAGAGAATGACTTACAATATTACCTCCATCAAAGAAAACATCTTGCCAATCTCTATCAATACCGGTTACCTCTATTAGTTTTAGTGCGTACAAGTTACCATTACTAATGGAACCTGTTTCTGCCAATTCTTTAGCTGCCCAATCGGTAGCATTTCTCCTATAATCATCACTCCCGAAAGCTGATTTATAACCCGTGTAAACCTCATAACCAAATTTTGTTTTTCCTTCTTTTCCTGTTTTTGTAGTAATTAGAATTACCCCATTAGACCCTTCACTACCATAGATAGAAGCAGATGCTGCATCCTTTAAAACCTCAAAAGATTCTACATCATTCATATCTAGAGTTCCAAGAAAGTCAGAATCTACTATCACCCCATCTACAACTACTGCAGGTCCTGCATCAGATGATATCGACCCTGTACCTCTAATTCTAATAGTAGGTGCTCCGCCAGCTTCTGCATTTGACGCAGAAATGTTTACCCCAGATACTTGCCCTATTAAAGCATCATCAACCCTTGCTACCGCTATTTGGTCTAAACTTTCGTTTACAACTTTTGAAATAGAACCAGTAAGGTGAGATTTTTTCTGAGTTCCGTAACCCACAACAACAACTTCATCCAATTGGTTGCTGTCCTCAGCCAAAGATATATTGATTGTTTTTTGGTCTTCGATTATAATAGTTTGAGATACATACCCTATAAATGAAAATTGTAGCACATCGCCACTTTTAACTTCTAAAGAATAATTACCATCAAAATCCGTAGTGGTACCCTTACTGGCACCCACAATTAATACAGTTGCACCTGGAATTGGCGATTGATCAGCCTCAGCTATAACTGTACCCGTTAATGTATAGCTATCTTGAGCAAATAATGTAATATTTACAAGCAAAGCTATCATTAGAGCTAGTATTGATTTAAATTTCATCATTGATTTTATTATGTTAGTAATATTTGATTTTAGTACTATTAAAAAGTACTTCTAAATGAGAATATTTCTTCTCATTTCTTAACATAACCTTAGACAAAGTTTAGAACTAAAAATCAACTGATTTTTGTATTTTTGTAGAAAGCATGTTTTTAGCAAAGTAATTTCATGTATTTAATATTACTTCCCCGACAAAAGAAGTAATACAAATGGAGGATAGGCATATGTCTATCCTTTTTTTATTAAGTAGAGTTTTTCATTGTTTATTGAGTTGAGTTAGTATTAATATTGTTAAGAACACTATTTAATTGGTTTTCCAAACTGGTAAACCAAATTGGTTTTCCAAAGATATGTTATTTTTTCGTTAAAAAAAATATTTTTTCAATTTTACTCCATAAAAACTCTCTAATAGGGCAATATATATCTATTAAAATGCCTGCTTTAGTACATTTTTCTCCGTGTAATACGTGAGGTAGAATGTATAAAGAATTTCCATAAAAAAATAAAACTGTACTATTCTCTCGTAATATCTAACAGAATTATTCTATGACTTATCTCCAAAATAAGATACTCCATCACCACTTAAGAAATCTTCTCTTACTGGACTAAAGGTGTCAATTAGCATCCCTTCTTCTAAGCAAACTGCACTATGCAATAAATTAGGTTCGATATATACTCCATCTCCTGCTTCTACAATTTGTTTTACTCCATCAATTTCAAATTCAAATTTACCAGAAACACAATAGGTAGCTTGTGTGTGAAAATGTTGATGTGGAGCACCTAATGCTCCTTTTTCAAATTTTACTTTTACCATCATGATTTGGTTATCGTAACCTAAGAATTTTCTTGATACTCCACCACCAAGTTCTTCCCATTGCATGTCTTTTGTAATGATATACTTTTCACTAAATCGTTGTTTCATATGTTTATTTTTTTTGTTTTTATTTAAAATAATAAGAACCTGACCACTCATAATTCTTATTGTTAATGTTTAAGTTATGTTTTGCTTCTTTTGAAGCATTAGTATTTGCTGTTATAAATATCTTGGTGTTATCACTTATAGTTGTTATTGCAATTGCTGTGTAATCTACTGTATCTAAAATTACTCGAATTTCTTTAATACTACTTTTTGAATTTACAGCAGATTCTGAAACCGGACTATAACTACCATGAGATTCAATAATTGAAACAAAAGTTGTATTTTGTGAATTTTTTCTTCTTAATAGCATAGCAGGATCTCTTCTTAAATTAAATTCTGGGTCATTTGCTCCGATTCTTGTAAAAAACATTGCATCTTCAGTAGTAGTTAAAGTTGTTAAAGTGTAAAACTTGTTATTATTTAACCAAGAGAACTTTGAACTGTTGTTATCAGCTTTAGCAATACCTTCCACAAATAAATGTTGGTAACCATTTTTGGTTCCTAATGGTTTTAATATTTGAGGTGTTGTATATTCAAAATTGGTTTGTAACACCTGTCCGAAATAGTAAAACGGCAAGTCATATTGATTCGATTTTTCTGAAATTACCTTCATAATATCCAACATAAAAGGCTTTTCAAATTCATCATCTTTAATGATTGCCATAGTGCGAAGCATTTCGGTTCCAGGGTATGCATTCTCTTCTTTTGCACTCACAACTTGCACACTTTCATTTTCTGATGAAAAATAATGTAAAACGGAATGATATTGACTCCCGATTTCATACTTTCCATTAAAATGAGAGATTTCATTTTGTGTTACTGTATTATGAGCGATAGTTTGTTTTGCCCATGTTTTATTTTCCTTTAAGTAATTTCCACCACCTTTTTGTTCAATATTTACAAAACGTGCCAACCCATAATCTTGAATTACTTCTTCTCCATTTTCATATAATGAGTACGATAACTTATCATAATGACCATGACTAGACCCTTGAGCAGCGTATTTAAAAACAAGTTCTAGCTCTTCGTTTCTTAATATACCAACTCCACCTTGTGTTCCATCTGGTCCATCAGACAAATTAATTGATTTTTTATCAAATGGTTTGGCTTTCCCATTTTTTATACCCAATGCAACTGCCAAACCAGAATCATCTAATAAAACCTGATTTTGTTCTTTTGCAATAGATAATAATCCTGGATCTTGTTCACCATAATGATAAGAAATATCTACGGCAGTAACTAAAGCATTATTATAATATGACATTCCTTTTTGACCATCGTTGAGTGGAAAAAAATCGCCGTCTGCATCAGATAAATTAAGTAGTGCATTTATTGATTTTAAAAGTACACCATCTTTATATTCAAAAATCTTTAATTCTGGTTTTACGTTATGTAATCCTTCAGCAAAAATTAAAAAAGGATACATTGCATAACGCTGATAATAGGGTCCTTCATTGTAATAACCATCTGGCGAAAAAGGCTCTTCTATATTCGCTAAAAAACCCGCTTTTCCATCTTTATTTAAAAATCCACCATCATCATCTTTAGCCTTTGAATCCAATTTTAAGTCCTTTATACCATACAAAGCACGATCTATTAATTCTTGGTCATCCATTACCAAACCAATCATACCAACTGCTGCATTACCCCAAGTACTATGATTATGGACTCTCTGATAAAATTGTGGACTATCTACTGAAATATGGTCTGCGAAAGGTCTGAATAGATTAGTTTCAAGTTTGTTACGCTCTTCTTCAGATAAATAATTATAGATACAATCGTAAGCTTGGCTCACATAAACTAACCAATTAGAATCGTTTAAACATTGCCAGAATAATTTCCCTCTTGCATATGATCTTGTTTTTGGGTGTAATGGCAAGGTTTTATAAAGTTCCTCATATTGCATCAGCATATCTTTTACATACTTTGCATATTTTTCATCGTCCAAAATTTGATATAAAAGACCTGCTTTTTGTAGTACAAACCAATTACGTTTGTGTCTTACATGCGTGTAACCTCCAGAATAATCTTTAGGAATAGGCACCTCTATTCCTAAAGCAATTTCGGCATCAATTTCTTCTTGAACTGCTTTCAGTGTGTTATCAAAAATTGGAATACTACCCAATTGTGCTCTAATATCTTTTACACCTTCAGAAGTAAGGATTAAACTTGGATGCTGAGACTCAGAATTTGCATTTGTTTTTTCATTTGCATTCGTTTTATTAGAAACATCTTTTTTACAAGAAAAAAGAATTAAGACTAAAAAAAGAATTAAAAACCTTGGTTTTATACATTTTGATGTTTTCATTCTTATTGTGTAACAAGTTTTCATACTTACTGTATTAGTATTCTTTTAAATCCATTATTAACTTTTAATATATACATGCCCTTAGAAAGGTTCGTTACATCTATTTTTCCGGTAGGTGAAGCGATATAATTTTGCTGTACAGTTCGTCCGAGTAAATCAAGAACTTTAATGGATCCTATATTTTCATTTTTTTTTGATAAGGTCAAATAGTTACCTTCTACTGGATTGGGAAATATTTTCAATTCTTCGTCTAGATTAAATTCAACTAGACTCAAGGTTTGATATGCACCAAAACCAATTTTTACACCTACATCAGCTTGCGAATAAGGCAGGTTTGTACCTACTGAATTAAACTCTTCTGCACCAGCATCAAAGTCTGATGGTCTTAAGCCACCAAGGATGTCTACTGTTAAAAATGAGTATGACCCCAGTCCAGAATTTATGGCAGCACTTCCTGTTGCTAACCTATAAAAATTACTTCCACTAGATAGTAGCCCAGAAGTAACAGTTTGGTTAGAATTCACTCCATCTATTAAATCCCAATCTCCGTTCTGAGTTATGTTTCCTTCATAAATTGAAATTAAGGTAGGTGCTGTAGTTTCTTCTAAAGCAGAATCGCTAGAATTTAGCATTATATTATTTGCAATCACTAAGTTTTCTGGAGCTAATGTTAAATCGCTTTTAACCTTAGTTCCTACTCTTATTGCCAAGTCACAGTTAACTAGTGTATTATTTACTATTTGTACGTTTTTAACTTGGTAATACTCATTTAATTCTGAATTCAGTTTTCCATTACTAACATTTATACCTCCTGTAGCACCAGAGCTATTACCATTTGGTTTTCTATGATTAACACCTTCAATATAGTTGTTATATATTTTATGATCTTCACCTATAACTCGAATTCCACCTGAGAATGAATTATTATTGGCAAAAAAATAGTTACCATAAACTTCAGTATTATTACCATGCCTTAAAGTTAGGGTTCCTTGATAATCTCTAAAAGTGTTGTTATAATATTTATTACTACCGCATTTGTTTGAAATGATTTCTACTTCACCTGACCAATTATAGAAAAAATTATCATAGACTTCTGTAAATGAATCTGAAAGGGAAGTTGTACTCACCCCAATTCGTATAGCATCTTGATCATTTAATCCATTAATATCATTACCTACAGGAACTCTATCGGCAAAATAGTTATGATGAATTTTAGAATAATCGGGAGTTGAGTTATTATGATTATCATTAATAATACTGCCAACGCCATTTTTTCCAATGAAGGAAGAATAACTTACTTCGTTATATTCCCCATAAATAATAATCCATTTAAATTTAAGTGTTTCTTGACTTGCAGTACCATTATATGAATCAATCTTGATATTTCTAACGAGGCAATTTACGCAGTCATTATTACTCGTATCCCTAAACTCAATAATGGGTTCAATTTTGTCACCATCGGTTATAAGACCAGATGCATTTTGAAAAACAACGCCTTCAAAAATAATGTAAGAACCTCCCAAACTAATATTTGATCGACCTTCAAAAAATACACTTCCAGGAGTTTCTGCCTTAATCGTTATCGGGTTTGATGCCGTTCCAGTTTTATTGATATTAATTTGAACATCGGTCCATGTTTGGTTTGCCAATATGATGGTTGTACCAGCTGAGGCATTGGATATAGCTGTGTTTAATTGAGAACTTGTTTCAACAAGTTGACCGTAAACCGACATACAGCATAAACAAATAATGATACAAAAAGAAAGTAAAGATTTACTCATGTTTTAAAGCAAAAAAGTTAAATGTATAATGATATCAGGTATATCATATAATTGGTTTACCAGTTTGGTTTACCAAAAATACAAATATTTTTTGATTTATCGCTTATTTAATTTTTTAACAAAAAAATAATCAGAATAATCTTTAAAACTAATACTTTTTCACTTTCAATTGCATAAGATCCAATATACAATTTAACAATTAACTACATGTTGTAAACACCGCCATTGATATCCAGTGTAGCACCATTAATGAAGCCGTCATACTCGGATGCTAGATATAAAACCGCTCGTGCTACGTCAGCTGGGTTACCTGCTCGCCGGATTGGAATACCAGCAGTTGTTTCATTTGCGGATTCTTTTGTTGTATGAGTATTGTGAAATGAAGTTCCAAGGATAAGACCCGGAGCAACGGCGTTGACCCGAATTCCTTGTGGTCCCAATTCTGAAGCTAATGCTCTTGTAAAAGTTAAAATTGCACCTTTACTTGTTGCATAAGCTAATGATCCTGGATGACCACCTTTACGACCAGCCAATGATGCCAAATTAACAATACTGCTGTTCTTTTTTTTTGCCAAATATGGTGAGGCTGCTCTGGTAACAAACATCATGGAAGTTAAATTAATATCCATGACTTTATGCCAAAATTCGGTATCCATTTCACCAATCATTTTACGTGCGACTAAAGATCCTGCATTGTTGATTAACACATCTAAACTACCAAATACGTCAACTGTTTTTTCTACAACTGCATTAGCATCTGTTTCATTGGTTAAATCACCACTTATAGCTATAGCTTGTTGACCATTACTTTTTGCATAATCCACTAATGCATTTGCTGAATCTGCACTAGAAAAATAGTGAATGGCAACATTTGCTCCGCTATCAATAAAGTGTTTAGAAATGGCTTCGCCAATACCTTGTGCACCAGCTGTGACTAATACGTTTTTAACTTTTAGTTTATGAGTTATCATAGGATTAATTATTATTTTGCTTTATCGTTTTTACTGAAATAACCTTCGTTAGACACCGTATTTTCGCTAACTTTAATGCTTCCTGACTTAAACCAAACCTCAGCATAGTTGCCATCTGCATATTGTTTTTTAACATCACCTCCATGAGTCTCTGCACCAGAACACCAGTTTCTATTTTCTTCAGGTGATTTACCATTCGTTTGATTATAAGCACCAAGTTTAAAAAAACAACCTTCGCTCGCATAAGCCTCTTTTCGTTCCACACCATCTTGACCAATTGGAAAAAATAATTTCTGAATTTGTTCTGGGATATCTGCTTTTGTTGCGTATTCCGATTCGATTAAGTTTTTGGTAAAGGTTTTGGTTTCGTGTCCTTCACTAGTAAATGTTAAGTGCATGATGCCATCTTTTACTTCAACTTCATAACTAAATTCCTCACCCAAAGCAATTCCATCTTTTGGTTCTTCGGGATAGGTATTTGCTGAATCTCCAACTACTGAAAAATCGTGTCCCCAAACGGCTGTTGAAAAATCCCATCGTCCTGAATTATCATCACCTCTTGTATTGATTTCATAATGCCAAAACACTGAGCCTTTAGTATGACCAGGAAACTTTTTGTAGAATATCTTTAATGGTTCGTTTTCATGTCCATCTGCACTATGGATTTGACCTACTACTACTGAATGCGAAGCTGCAACGCGAGCATCACCAGTTGCAGAGACATTCATTACTTTTAATGTTGCTGATAATTTATCGTTAGCAGCCTTAGGATACCATTTTTTGATTTGTGCTAATTCTGTTCTGGTATTATTAGATGTCCCATGTGTGTTTCCACCATTTGGTGTTTTAAACACGACCCAATCTCCTAGGCTGTCTGTTGCTGTGTAAAAGTAATCTTCATGTTCAAATGAATTAGCGATGCCGACATTAGCTCCATCTCCTAAAATTAATTTCCAATGATCAAAAAACGGAATCACATTACTTGCATATAATGTTTCCTCTTTTTCTTCGATTATATCTTCTACTTTCTTATCTGTGTTTTTACAACTATTCAAAATAAAAAAAGCACTTAGAATAATAAGTGATGATATTGTGATTTTTTTTTTCATTTTTATATAATTTAAAAATACTCTGTTAATGCCATTATTCCGTTATACGAAATTACTAGTGAAAAGAACAATGCAGCAAACAAGCCTATATTTATCCAAAATCCAGTTTTATGACCTTTCATAACCTTTTTGTTATTCACAATTAAAATAATACCTAAGACTACAGCTGGTAAAACAAATACATTAAATACTTGTGATAATATTTGAACTTCAATTGGATTAGCTCCAAAAGCTGGACCAATTAAAGCGACTAAACAGGCTATAAACGTAATAATTCTGAATTGCTTTGAGTTTGTATCTAATTCACCAGATTGATAATCAGCAATTAATAAAGGAGCAATTAATAAACACGGAAAAATAGAAGATAAACCAGCACTCAAAGCACCAAAAAAGAATATTGTCACTGCCCATTTACCTGCAACTGGCTCCAATGTATTTGCCATGTCTAAGACTTGTGTTACCTCTTTTCCTTGATAATACAACGCTCCAGCAGCAACTGCCATAATTACACCACTAATCATAAAAATTAAAATGGCAGCTGTAATAGAATCCTTTTTTTGCTGATCCAAATTTTTAATGGTCCATCCTTTTCCTTTCACAAATAATGGTCTAGACAAAAATGTAGCGGAAGCCATAGTAGTACCTACAAAGGCGGCTACCAACATTTTACCACCTGGAATATCTGGAACAGTAGGTATTAATCCTTTAACAACATCTAACGGCAAGGGTTGCACAAAAAACAATGATAGCACAAACGAGAGCCCCATCATGGTTACAAAAATAACGAGAATCTTTTCGAAAAAGGTGTACTTTCCTACCAACAATAGTAGATAAAATATTACAATTACCGTAATGGCAATTATTAGTATCGTTTCATATTCATAAGCTCCCAAACCTTCAAAATTCAATGCTAAAATCTCGTAGATAATGTTAGCTGAAATACCTAAGATTCCCATTAAAGAATTCCATTGTCCAAATGTGACTCCTATTATAATTAATATTGCTAATGTTTTACCATATTTTAAATGTTTTTTAAATCCATAAAGTGCAGTTTGGCCAGTTATTAATCCGTAATTTCCGTATACAAACATCAATATTCCTGAAAACAAACAACTTAAAAAAAGCACCCATAATAACTGCATATTAAACTTACTACCTGCAACAATCATAGAGGTAACACTACCTGTTCCAATAGTATATCCAATAGCAAAAATACCAGGACCAAACCCTAATATTATGTCCATAATTTTTTTAAGAAATGATGCTTTTGTTCGATTGGCTTCCATAATATTGGTTCGTATTTAGTTCCAGTTGGTGTGATAATTTTTTCCAGAAGAATCATCTAAACGTTGATAGGTATGTGCTCCAAAATAATCACGTTGTGCTTGTATGATGTTAGCGGATGCATACTTTGTTGTTATTCCGTTTAAAAATTGAATAGCTTCACTTAACGCTGGAATTGTTATTTCATTAATCACACATTGCGACACTACTTTTTTAGCTGAATGATTGTATTGATTTATGCGTGAAATGAATTCTTGATGTGCTAATATATTTGTGGTGTTTTTAAAAACTTTAACCAGCTCATACATTAATGAAGATTTTATAATGCAACCGTTGGTCCAGATTCTTGCAATTTCACTAAAGTTTAAATCCCATGAAAATGTAGCTGACGCCTCAGCAATCAATTTAAACCCTTGATAATGATTAATAATTCTAGCAAATTGGTAAGCTTCTAAAATGTCTTTGGTTGTAAGATTTAATTCTGAAGTATCTGATTTTTTAAATATTGAATGTAACTGAACTCGTTCCTCTTTATAAAAAGACAAGTATCTTGAAAATAAAGCTGAAGCAATTAACGTACTTGGCACGCCTAATTCTGCTGAAGCAATGGTCATCCAGTTTCCTGTCCCCTTATTACCAGCTTTATCTAGAATTTTATTTACCAACCAATCATCACCTTCCTTTTTCCTGAAAACGGTAGATGTAATATCCAATAAGTAACTACTTGCAGTATTTTTCCAACTTTCAAAAATATTAGCAATATCGTCTGGATTGTTGCCTAAAGCTTTTAAAATTGTAGCAACTTCAGTCAATAATTGCATTTCTACATACTCTATACCATTGTGCACCATTTTTATAAAATGACCACTGCCCTCTGGTCCAACATAGGTACAACACGGTAAGTTGTTTTGGTCTTTTGCTGCAATTTTTTCTAAAAAAGGCTTCACCTTATTATAAGCTTCTAAATCTCCACTTGGCATGATAGATGGTCCATTTAACGCACCTTCTTCACCACCTGAAACACCTGCTCCAATAAAATGAATGCCTTTATTTTTTAAATAATTATTTCTTTCTTTCGTATTTTGATAATTTGAATTTCCGCCATCAATTAATATATCGTTTTCAGATAAATGTGGTAGTAAGTCTTCAATCACATAATCAATAGTTTTACCAGCATTTACCATAAACATGATGCGTCTTGGTTGTTGTAAAGAATTTACAAAAGCTGAAATATCATCAAAAGCAGAAGCTTCAGATAATTCAGGATGATTGGCTTTAAATTTTTTAGCAACGTTGACCTCAACATCTTCTAAATGTCTGTTAAACATGGAGATTTTAAATCCGTTATTGGCTAGATTTCTGCACAAGCTTTTTCCCATAACGCCAAGTCCAAATAATCCAAATTCTGAGGTGTATTCTAATTGATTTTTCACTTGGTCTATAATTTCTTTAGATTTTAGACTGACATCTATTGTTATAGCATTTTCTGGGTTTTCGAGAGTATCAAATTGAGATTTCAGTAATTCTGAAGGCATAAAATGACCTGTTCTATTGTTCAACCTTTTAAAAATCTGATCGAATGTCCCTGACAAATGCACCCATTTGGTTTGACTTTCAATACCTGAACTCAGCGTATCACGATACTTTTGCTTTAACGCA from Aureibaculum sp. 2308TA14-22 includes:
- the gndA gene encoding NADP-dependent phosphogluconate dehydrogenase gives rise to the protein MNEVIFIIGVSGSGKSTIGKLLAEELSIPFFDGDDFHPESNIKKMSKGQSLNDNDRQGWLETLNDLAKQELAKNSCVIGCSALKQKYRDTLSSGIESQTKWVHLSGTFDQIFKRLNNRTGHFMPSELLKSQFDTLENPENAITIDVSLKSKEIIDQVKNQLEYTSEFGLFGLGVMGKSLCRNLANNGFKISMFNRHLEDVEVNVAKKFKANHPELSEASAFDDISAFVNSLQQPRRIMFMVNAGKTIDYVIEDLLPHLSENDILIDGGNSNYQNTKERNNYLKNKGIHFIGAGVSGGEEGALNGPSIMPSGDLEAYNKVKPFLEKIAAKDQNNLPCCTYVGPEGSGHFIKMVHNGIEYVEMQLLTEVATILKALGNNPDDIANIFESWKNTASSYLLDITSTVFRKKEGDDWLVNKILDKAGNKGTGNWMTIASAELGVPSTLIASALFSRYLSFYKEERVQLHSIFKKSDTSELNLTTKDILEAYQFARIINHYQGFKLIAEASATFSWDLNFSEIARIWTNGCIIKSSLMYELVKVFKNTTNILAHQEFISRINQYNHSAKKVVSQCVINEITIPALSEAIQFLNGITTKYASANIIQAQRDYFGAHTYQRLDDSSGKNYHTNWN